The genomic interval GACTATGCTATAGTTCCCGTTTTTTTTATCAATGACAGATTTGAAATATCCGTCCGGTATAATAATAGCACCGCCATTTTCAGGGATAAAAGGGTCTTTATTGTCCAGTTTTTCACGATATACCTCAATCTCGGCCTGTGTTTTACTCGTACAGATTACTACAGGAATGTTACGCGCACGAACCAACGCCAGGGCCTCTTTTGCCTTTTCGAAGGAATAGGTGGTATGGTCTAACAACGTTCCGTCCAGATCAGTTATTATGATATACTTCATGGTTGATTTGTCTCCGTCTTTCCAAAAGACTTTTTCATGTAAAAATAGCTGAACCCTGCGACCAGAAGCAAAATAAATACAGAAGCTGCAGCTCCCTGTCCGAAATCGCCTTTATAAAAGAAAAGTCTGTAAGAATATACCGATAACGTTTCAGTAGCTCCTCCTGGCCCGCCGCCTGTCAAAACATAAACAAGATCAAATATCCTTAAGGTGTCAATTGCACGGAACAAAACGGCCACCCCCAATATGGGTAGTATTAATGGAAGCGTTATGTATCTGAAAGACTGCCAACTGTTTGCCCCATCAATTATGGAAGCCTTGTATATTTCACGCGGTATGGCAGAAAGGCCCGCCCATACAATTATAGCTACAAACGGAGACGTCTTCCAGACATCTGCCATCACCAGGGATAAAAAAGCGACAAATGAATTTCCGAGCCAATTAATTCTGCCAATTTCAATAATTCCTAAAAGATAATTCAAAATGCCAAGGTTGTAATCCAGCATCCATTGCCACATTCTGGCCGTTACTACAGTCGGTATTATCCAGGGTATTAATATAAAAATTCTCAAAA from Candidatus Kuenenia stuttgartiensis carries:
- a CDS encoding carbohydrate ABC transporter permease; amino-acid sequence: MALFSLFPFIDTLVLSFKNSKTILPDETFNGFHNYKVLVSYSRFWHALFFTLLFTFVSISLEAIVGLCFGLMLNLISEKKGFLRIFILIPWIIPTVVTARMWQWMLDYNLGILNYLLGIIEIGRINWLGNSFVAFLSLVMADVWKTSPFVAIIVWAGLSAIPREIYKASIIDGANSWQSFRYITLPLILPILGVAVLFRAIDTLRIFDLVYVLTGGGPGGATETLSVYSYRLFFYKGDFGQGAAASVFILLLVAGFSYFYMKKSFGKTETNQP